The following are from one region of the Rhizobium etli 8C-3 genome:
- a CDS encoding beta-glucosidase — translation MIDKKALLDNMTLAEQVSLLSGDTFWSLPPIDRLGIGRLRLTDGPNGARGAGSFVGGVTAAAFPVGIAIGASWNPDLAKEIGSALGDEVLSKGAHVSLAPTVNIQRSVTNGRNFECFSEDPILTAELAVGYIEGLQSTKVGATIKHFVGNESEIERTTISSDIDERTLREVYLIPFETAVKRAKVWAVMSSYNKLNGTYTAESHWLLNEVLRGDWGFNGVVMSDWFGSRSTAPTVNAGLDLEMPGPTRDRGSKLLAAVEGGEVSVETIRACVRNILTLMERTGAINDHREFKEYAIDQPKHRALIRRAGAESAVLLQNDGILPLAQQGMVAIIGPNAKVAQVMGGGSAQLNPHYVISPWQGLVDALGEENLCYAQGCNNYRFQPLIENPTTFEFFQGRELAGEPVKVVEEPSSLGVWLPPVAEGFVDPLRFSARMRTIFTASEAGVYRVGLTSAGLGRVYVDGRLVVDAWASWIRGTTFFEEGCEEVVGEITLEAGRTYEVVAEYARHDHVNLYIAAIRVGIGRFSAEAEIAEAAAVAAKADHAVVFVGRTGDWDTEGSDLRGIALPGLQNQLVEAVIAANPNTIVVLQTGGPVEMPWLSGARAVLQCWYPGQEAGNAIADVLLGKAEPSGRLAQTFPVRWADNPTHTEDDAVYPGKDGHVRYDEGVFVGYRHYDRHGIKPLFPFGHGLGYSSFAMSDLTVGLPDAAGAVTVTLELTNISERPGSAVVQIYVGDVEASIPRPVKELKAFSKIALEPGEKRRLRFILDARTFAFFDTTERRWRIEAGEFAVMAGFSATDIRLSLTVTQKGAVLAL, via the coding sequence ATGATTGATAAGAAAGCATTGCTCGATAATATGACCTTGGCGGAGCAGGTCTCGCTACTTTCCGGCGATACGTTCTGGTCTTTACCGCCCATCGACCGCCTAGGGATAGGGAGATTGCGCTTGACCGACGGCCCCAACGGCGCCCGCGGGGCGGGGTCTTTTGTCGGAGGTGTGACTGCAGCGGCTTTCCCGGTGGGCATCGCCATCGGAGCGAGTTGGAACCCGGATCTAGCCAAGGAAATCGGCAGTGCCCTAGGTGACGAGGTTCTTTCAAAAGGTGCCCACGTCTCGTTAGCCCCCACCGTTAACATCCAGCGTAGCGTCACAAACGGCCGCAACTTTGAGTGCTTCTCTGAGGATCCGATCCTGACGGCGGAACTTGCAGTCGGCTATATCGAAGGTCTGCAGTCCACGAAAGTCGGTGCCACGATAAAACATTTCGTCGGCAACGAGTCCGAGATTGAACGTACAACCATCTCTTCAGATATCGATGAACGCACGCTGCGCGAAGTCTACCTGATACCCTTTGAGACGGCGGTGAAGCGGGCAAAGGTCTGGGCCGTGATGTCTTCGTATAACAAGCTAAACGGTACTTACACGGCGGAAAGCCATTGGCTGTTGAACGAGGTTCTGCGCGGTGACTGGGGTTTTAACGGCGTGGTGATGTCGGACTGGTTCGGCTCGCGTTCGACCGCACCCACCGTGAATGCCGGGCTGGATCTGGAGATGCCGGGCCCGACTCGCGATCGCGGCTCCAAGCTACTGGCTGCGGTCGAAGGCGGCGAGGTTAGTGTCGAGACGATCCGCGCCTGTGTGCGCAATATCCTGACTTTGATGGAACGCACCGGCGCTATCAACGATCATCGCGAGTTTAAGGAGTACGCCATTGATCAACCGAAACATAGGGCATTGATCAGGCGCGCGGGAGCGGAAAGCGCAGTTCTGCTACAGAATGACGGGATCCTGCCATTGGCTCAGCAAGGTATGGTCGCCATCATTGGACCCAATGCCAAGGTCGCGCAGGTGATGGGAGGCGGCTCGGCGCAGTTGAACCCTCACTATGTCATCAGTCCGTGGCAGGGGCTGGTGGACGCGCTGGGTGAGGAGAATCTGTGCTACGCTCAGGGCTGCAACAATTATCGGTTTCAGCCGCTAATCGAAAACCCCACAACCTTCGAGTTTTTCCAAGGAAGGGAGCTAGCTGGCGAACCGGTGAAGGTCGTCGAGGAACCGTCGAGCCTTGGTGTATGGTTGCCCCCCGTGGCCGAGGGCTTTGTCGATCCCCTTCGCTTTTCGGCTAGAATGCGCACCATCTTCACAGCCTCGGAAGCCGGCGTCTATCGCGTCGGACTAACCTCGGCCGGGCTTGGCCGGGTCTATGTGGACGGCAGACTTGTGGTGGACGCTTGGGCTTCCTGGATACGTGGTACCACATTCTTTGAAGAAGGCTGCGAAGAGGTCGTGGGTGAAATCACGCTCGAAGCCGGCCGTACATACGAGGTCGTCGCCGAGTACGCCCGGCACGACCACGTCAACCTCTATATCGCCGCAATTCGGGTAGGAATAGGCAGATTTTCGGCCGAAGCGGAGATTGCCGAGGCAGCAGCCGTCGCGGCAAAGGCTGATCATGCGGTAGTCTTCGTGGGCAGAACGGGCGACTGGGATACCGAGGGCTCCGATCTTCGCGGTATTGCACTTCCCGGTCTGCAGAACCAGCTTGTTGAGGCGGTAATTGCGGCCAATCCGAACACGATCGTCGTACTACAAACCGGTGGACCGGTGGAAATGCCCTGGCTTTCCGGTGCTCGTGCAGTACTGCAATGCTGGTATCCCGGACAGGAGGCTGGCAACGCGATCGCCGATGTGCTCCTCGGCAAGGCCGAGCCCTCGGGCCGACTGGCACAGACCTTCCCCGTGCGCTGGGCTGACAACCCCACACATACTGAGGATGACGCGGTCTATCCAGGTAAGGACGGCCATGTGCGATATGACGAAGGTGTGTTCGTCGGTTATCGGCACTACGACCGCCACGGCATTAAGCCGCTGTTCCCGTTCGGTCATGGTCTCGGTTATTCAAGCTTTGCGATGTCGGACCTGACGGTAGGGCTACCAGACGCTGCCGGCGCGGTGACAGTGACACTGGAATTGACCAACATCAGCGAGCGGCCAGGTTCGGCAGTGGTGCAAATCTATGTCGGCGATGTTGAAGCATCTATACCCAGACCGGTTAAAGAGCTGAAAGCCTTCTCGAAAATTGCCCTGGAACCCGGTGAGAAACGAAGGTTGCGTTTCATACTTGACGCCCGAACATTTGCCTTCTTCGACACGACCGAGCGGCGTTGGCGGATAGAGGCGGGGGAATTTGCAGTGATGGCTGGGTTCTCGGCCACCGACATCCGTTTGAGTTTAACTGTCACGCAAAAGGGCGCTGTCTTGGCGCTCTGA
- the istA gene encoding IS21-like element ISRel5 family transposase, with protein MPGRHLTDHQMRLFMKYRQTHSVEVAASKASISRATAYRLDKEVQLPSQSKAPRGRRRPDPLELIFETEVVPLLKAAPGIRAVAVYNEMLRRHPELSEGIRRTLERRIRSWRAVHGEAQGVIFRQTHEPGRLGLSDFTDASGLGVTIAGQPLDHLFYHFRLVWSGFEHAHVILGGESFVALAEGLQNALWSVGGTPLYHRSDSLSAAFRNLDADAKVDLTHRYDQLCSHYRMTPTRNNKGVAHENGSIESSHGHLKNSVHDALLMRGAKEFDDLSSYRAFVDDIVSRRNAAHGKRIDAERSHLQALPERRTTDFEEIVVTVSRTGGFTLRKVFYTVPSRLIGHRLRVRLFDDRLDVFVGGTHLMTLRRGRGHPDGRHDQVVNYHHVIHSLRKKPMALRGLVYRDKLFPRQEYRKAFEALIEHLPDKQACKITVELLALAHDRGCERELAEELARILDAGDLPNLATMRALFGPDPAKLPTVHVQLASLNGYEALIGTGEAA; from the coding sequence GTGCCGGGTCGCCATTTAACCGATCATCAGATGAGACTCTTCATGAAGTACCGACAAACGCATTCCGTAGAGGTCGCCGCGTCAAAAGCGTCGATCAGCCGAGCCACGGCATACCGCCTCGACAAGGAGGTACAACTGCCTTCTCAGAGCAAAGCGCCGCGCGGACGCCGCCGCCCTGATCCCTTAGAGCTGATATTCGAGACCGAAGTCGTCCCGCTCCTGAAGGCCGCACCCGGTATCCGTGCCGTCGCTGTCTACAACGAGATGCTGCGCCGACATCCAGAACTCTCTGAAGGTATCCGCCGCACGCTTGAACGACGCATTCGGTCGTGGCGTGCTGTCCATGGCGAAGCGCAGGGGGTCATCTTCCGCCAAACGCACGAGCCAGGCCGGTTGGGCCTTTCGGATTTTACCGACGCCAGCGGTCTTGGTGTGACCATCGCCGGCCAGCCGCTTGATCACCTGTTCTATCACTTCCGGCTTGTCTGGTCGGGCTTCGAACATGCCCATGTCATTCTCGGCGGCGAAAGCTTTGTCGCGCTGGCTGAAGGGCTTCAAAATGCCCTGTGGTCCGTGGGAGGTACGCCGCTTTATCATCGAAGCGACAGCCTGTCGGCGGCATTCCGCAACCTCGACGCCGATGCCAAGGTCGATCTCACCCACCGATACGATCAGCTTTGCTCCCATTATCGAATGACGCCGACGCGCAACAACAAAGGCGTCGCGCATGAGAACGGCTCTATCGAAAGCTCCCATGGCCATCTCAAGAACTCTGTTCATGACGCCCTGCTGATGCGGGGGGCCAAGGAATTCGACGACCTCAGTTCTTACCGCGCCTTTGTCGATGACATCGTCAGCCGTCGCAACGCTGCCCATGGCAAGCGCATTGATGCTGAGCGATCCCATCTGCAGGCGCTGCCCGAGCGCCGGACCACGGACTTCGAAGAGATTGTCGTTACGGTGTCCCGGACGGGCGGCTTCACCTTGCGCAAGGTCTTCTACACCGTGCCATCCCGCCTGATCGGCCACAGGTTAAGAGTTCGCCTGTTCGACGATCGGCTGGATGTCTTTGTCGGCGGTACGCATCTGATGACGTTGCGCCGAGGACGCGGCCATCCCGACGGCCGACACGACCAGGTCGTCAACTACCACCACGTCATCCATTCCCTGCGCAAAAAGCCGATGGCGCTCCGCGGCCTCGTTTATCGCGACAAGCTCTTCCCGCGTCAGGAATATCGCAAGGCCTTCGAAGCCCTCATCGAGCATCTTCCCGACAAGCAGGCTTGCAAGATCACCGTCGAACTCCTGGCGCTCGCGCATGACCGTGGTTGCGAACGCGAACTTGCCGAAGAATTGGCCAGGATACTCGATGCTGGTGACTTACCCAATCTGGCTACCATGCGAGCGCTCTTCGGTCCGGATCCAGCCAAGCTGCCGACCGTTCATGTGCAACTCGCATCGCTCAACGGTTATGAGGCCCTGATCGGGACGGGAGAAGCGGCATGA
- a CDS encoding IS481-like element ISRel2 family transposase, giving the protein MNIHKNARLTPLRREQMALAVIEGHLTQAQAAQAYGVAAKIVARWVERFKAGGREAMLDRSSRPHAMPRQTSQALAERIITLRRQRLTGKHIAIETGVSAATVSRVLKRAGHSRLKDIEPAEPVRRYERQAPGEMIHIDIKKLGRFHEVGHRITGDRTRQSSRRGKSWGAGWECVHVAIDDASRIAFSQILPDETKESAVAFLKAALAYYASLGIAVERVMTDNGPCYTSKPFGQACRDNGLKHVRTRPYTPKTNGKAERFIQTALREWAYAVAYPNSDMRAAELPRWLHRYNWHRPHGSLNSKPPITRLALTQDNLLRLHI; this is encoded by the coding sequence ATGAACATTCATAAGAATGCCCGACTGACGCCGTTGCGCCGGGAACAAATGGCGCTTGCTGTTATCGAAGGGCATCTGACCCAGGCTCAGGCAGCACAGGCCTATGGCGTCGCGGCCAAGATCGTCGCCCGTTGGGTCGAGCGTTTCAAGGCCGGTGGTCGAGAGGCGATGCTCGATCGTTCCTCCCGACCTCATGCCATGCCCCGGCAGACCAGTCAGGCGCTGGCGGAGCGCATCATCACGCTTCGCCGCCAGCGCCTGACTGGCAAGCACATCGCGATCGAAACCGGTGTATCTGCAGCGACGGTGAGCCGGGTTCTCAAGCGCGCAGGCCACTCCCGCCTCAAGGATATCGAGCCGGCCGAGCCTGTGCGTCGTTATGAACGCCAGGCTCCCGGCGAGATGATTCATATCGACATCAAGAAGCTCGGCCGGTTTCATGAGGTCGGCCACCGCATCACCGGCGATCGCACTCGCCAGAGTTCGCGCAGAGGCAAGAGTTGGGGCGCCGGTTGGGAATGCGTTCATGTGGCCATCGACGATGCCTCTCGCATCGCTTTCTCACAGATATTGCCGGACGAGACGAAAGAAAGCGCCGTGGCCTTCTTGAAGGCGGCATTGGCCTATTATGCCAGCCTCGGGATCGCGGTCGAGCGCGTCATGACCGACAATGGTCCCTGCTACACATCAAAGCCATTCGGCCAAGCTTGTCGCGACAACGGCCTCAAGCACGTCCGCACCAGACCATATACGCCTAAAACCAACGGAAAGGCCGAACGCTTCATCCAGACCGCCCTCAGAGAGTGGGCCTACGCCGTCGCCTATCCCAACTCGGACATGCGCGCCGCCGAACTGCCACGATGGCTTCATCGCTACAATTGGCACAGGCCTCACGGAAGTCTAAACTCAAAACCACCAATCACTAGGCTCGCTCTTACCCAGGACAACCTGTTGAGGCTCCACATCTAG
- the istB gene encoding IS21-like element ISRel5 family helper ATPase IstB, giving the protein MKNAHVIDEARLGIMLNELRLPTIKMLWPRFAEEADREGWPAARFLSAIAEHELAERANRRIERHLAEAHLPPGKTLDSFAFDAVPMISKAQVMAITAGDSWLAKGANILMFGPPGGGKSHLAAAIGLALIENGWRVLFTRTTDLVQKLQVARRELQLESAIDKLNRYDLLILDDLAYVTKDQAETSVLFELISARYEHRSILITANQPFGEWNRVFPDPAMTLAAVDRLVHHATIFEMNVESYRRRTALEEKRQRGRPASFATIRTSTLSVAERQSENDEELVSGNQHDNLIPTAT; this is encoded by the coding sequence ATGAAGAACGCCCACGTTATCGATGAAGCACGCCTCGGCATCATGCTCAACGAGCTCCGGCTGCCGACGATCAAAATGCTGTGGCCACGATTTGCCGAAGAGGCGGACCGGGAAGGATGGCCGGCAGCTCGCTTCCTGTCGGCTATTGCCGAGCACGAGCTGGCAGAGCGTGCCAATCGCAGGATTGAACGGCATCTCGCCGAAGCGCACCTGCCGCCCGGAAAGACCTTAGACAGCTTCGCCTTTGACGCTGTACCCATGATCTCGAAGGCGCAGGTCATGGCAATCACCGCCGGCGACAGCTGGCTTGCCAAGGGAGCTAACATCCTCATGTTCGGTCCGCCCGGCGGAGGAAAGAGCCATCTTGCTGCTGCCATCGGCCTTGCGCTGATCGAGAACGGATGGCGGGTCCTGTTCACCCGGACCACCGATCTTGTGCAGAAGCTTCAGGTCGCCCGAAGGGAACTGCAGCTTGAGTCTGCCATCGACAAACTCAACAGGTACGACTTGCTCATCCTCGATGACCTCGCCTACGTCACCAAGGACCAGGCGGAAACAAGCGTGCTATTCGAGCTGATCTCGGCACGATACGAGCACCGGTCGATCCTGATCACCGCCAACCAGCCGTTCGGAGAGTGGAACCGGGTCTTTCCCGACCCTGCCATGACACTCGCAGCAGTCGACCGGCTCGTGCACCATGCCACGATCTTCGAGATGAACGTCGAAAGCTATCGCCGCAGAACTGCGCTTGAGGAAAAACGCCAGCGCGGCCGACCGGCCTCGTTTGCGACAATCAGGACATCAACGCTGTCTGTCGCGGAGCGGCAATCAGAAAACGACGAAGAACTTGTCAGCGGCAATCAGCATGATAATTTGATCCCGACCGCGACCTAA